In Vreelandella piezotolerans, one genomic interval encodes:
- the menC gene encoding o-succinylbenzoate synthase: MARALYRYALALTRPLTLNGERLTQREGLLVNIDGQWGEIAPLPGFSCETLAQAEAEALAYLAAFERGEVPTPQLASVQFGLGCARRAWPERLPQSPAPYPLLQGTPAHLMIEIEVRLKAWRTAPPERLKLKVARYPINEELALIKRISERLPTTRLILDANGGFTREQARRFCAGLPPGQIDYLEEPCAALTDTQAVAEATGVPFALDETLSRQRPWQAHPQLAALVIKPTLIGSLAACQALVERARALGLRVVVSSSFESELGLELLSRLAREWAPGEPPGLDTGGWLAGRLTDQRGAVMVERCRCLYHSA, translated from the coding sequence ATGGCGCGCGCGCTCTACCGCTACGCGCTTGCGCTGACCAGGCCGCTGACGCTGAACGGCGAGCGGCTGACCCAGCGCGAGGGGCTGCTGGTAAACATCGACGGCCAGTGGGGCGAGATCGCCCCGTTGCCGGGCTTCTCCTGCGAGACCCTGGCCCAGGCCGAAGCCGAGGCGCTGGCCTACCTGGCCGCTTTCGAGCGCGGCGAGGTGCCGACCCCGCAGCTTGCCTCGGTGCAGTTCGGCCTTGGCTGCGCCCGGCGCGCCTGGCCCGAGCGCTTGCCCCAATCACCCGCCCCGTACCCGCTGCTTCAGGGTACGCCTGCCCATCTGATGATCGAGATCGAGGTCCGCCTCAAGGCGTGGCGAACGGCGCCGCCGGAGCGCCTCAAGCTCAAGGTCGCCCGCTACCCCATCAATGAAGAGCTGGCGCTGATCAAGCGGATAAGTGAGCGCTTGCCCACCACCCGGCTGATACTGGACGCCAACGGCGGCTTCACCCGCGAGCAGGCGCGGCGCTTCTGTGCCGGGCTGCCGCCGGGGCAGATCGACTACCTGGAAGAGCCCTGCGCCGCGCTTACCGACACCCAGGCCGTGGCCGAGGCGACCGGCGTGCCCTTTGCGCTGGACGAAACCCTCTCGCGGCAGCGCCCCTGGCAGGCACACCCGCAGCTGGCGGCGCTGGTCATCAAACCCACGCTGATCGGCTCGCTTGCCGCGTGCCAGGCGCTGGTCGAACGGGCGCGGGCGCTGGGGCTTCGCGTGGTGGTGTCATCGAGCTTCGAATCCGAGCTGGGCCTGGAGCTGCTTTCGCGCCTGGCCCGGGAGTGGGCGCCGGGCGAGCCGCCGGGGCTGGATACCGGCGGCTGGCTCGCTGGGCGCCTTACCGACCAACGCGGTGCGGTCATGGTCGAGCGCTGCCGCTGCCTCTACCACTCGGCGTGA
- the frdA gene encoding fumarate reductase (quinol) flavoprotein subunit produces MQQQDVDIVIVGGGGAGLRAAIAAAEQAKQGGHAQRIALVSKVYPMRSHTVAAEGGAAAVTSDEDSFQAHFDDTVSGGDWLVEQGVVDYFVRHAYRELVQMERWGCPWSRQPDGRIQVRRFGGMKTARTWFAADKTGFHMLHTLFQTSLKYPEIERFDEYFVLDLAVHEGAVVGVIALQVATGELLLLRAKAVVLATGGAGRLFRFNTNAGIVTGDGMAMAYRHGVALRDMEFVQYHPTGLPGSGILITEACRGEGGILLNKEGYRYLQDYGLGPETPLGKPENKYMELGPRDKLSQAFWQEQQAGRTGKFGDSDVVYLDLRHLGADYLHERLPFICELAKSYINVDPVKEPIPIRPAVHYTMGGIETDPQCETTIAGLYAAGECASVGLHGANRLGSNSLTELLVFGRLAGEQASQRAARTDWVALPVLQAQAQRQQARLATLCDGQGSGESWVTLKHAMVQAMESGCGIYRTEAGMQQALDTLRQLRQRYAQVRVSDTSKIFNTELLECLEFGYGLEIAEASCLAALERRESRGAHQRLDEGLQARDDVGYLKHSQVFYQGDAPAELRWQAVDTRFSAPAARVYGDAAKGGKA; encoded by the coding sequence ATGCAGCAGCAGGATGTGGATATCGTCATCGTCGGCGGTGGAGGCGCTGGCCTGCGGGCCGCCATAGCGGCCGCCGAGCAGGCCAAACAGGGCGGTCACGCGCAACGCATCGCGCTGGTGTCCAAGGTGTATCCCATGCGTTCACACACGGTGGCGGCCGAGGGGGGCGCGGCGGCGGTGACCAGTGACGAGGACTCGTTTCAGGCGCACTTCGACGACACGGTTTCTGGGGGCGACTGGCTGGTGGAGCAGGGCGTAGTGGACTACTTCGTGCGCCACGCCTACCGGGAGTTGGTGCAGATGGAGCGCTGGGGGTGCCCCTGGAGCCGCCAGCCCGATGGCCGCATACAGGTGCGCCGCTTTGGTGGCATGAAAACGGCGCGCACCTGGTTTGCTGCCGACAAGACCGGCTTCCATATGCTGCACACGCTGTTTCAGACCTCGTTGAAATACCCCGAAATCGAACGCTTCGACGAGTACTTCGTACTGGACTTGGCCGTGCATGAAGGGGCCGTGGTGGGGGTCATTGCTCTGCAAGTCGCCACGGGCGAGCTGCTGCTGTTGCGTGCCAAAGCGGTGGTATTGGCCACCGGCGGGGCCGGGCGGCTGTTCCGCTTCAACACCAATGCGGGCATCGTCACCGGTGACGGCATGGCCATGGCCTACCGCCACGGCGTGGCGCTGCGCGACATGGAGTTCGTGCAGTACCACCCCACCGGCCTGCCCGGCTCGGGCATCCTGATCACCGAAGCGTGCCGGGGGGAAGGCGGTATTCTGCTCAACAAGGAGGGTTACCGCTACCTCCAGGACTACGGCCTGGGCCCGGAAACACCCCTGGGCAAGCCGGAAAACAAGTACATGGAGCTGGGCCCTCGGGACAAGCTCTCCCAGGCGTTCTGGCAGGAGCAGCAGGCCGGGCGTACCGGCAAGTTTGGCGACAGCGACGTGGTCTATCTCGACCTTCGCCACCTGGGCGCCGACTATCTGCATGAGCGCCTGCCGTTCATCTGCGAGCTGGCCAAATCCTATATCAATGTCGACCCCGTCAAGGAGCCGATCCCGATTCGGCCTGCGGTGCACTACACCATGGGCGGCATCGAAACCGATCCCCAGTGTGAAACGACCATTGCGGGTCTGTACGCCGCCGGGGAGTGCGCATCGGTAGGCCTGCATGGGGCCAACCGGCTGGGCTCCAATTCGCTGACCGAGCTGCTGGTCTTTGGCCGCTTGGCTGGGGAGCAGGCCAGCCAGCGGGCTGCCCGCACCGACTGGGTGGCGCTGCCGGTCTTGCAGGCGCAGGCCCAGCGGCAGCAGGCGCGGCTGGCCACGCTCTGCGATGGCCAGGGCAGCGGTGAATCCTGGGTGACGCTCAAGCACGCCATGGTGCAGGCCATGGAGAGCGGCTGCGGCATTTACCGCACCGAAGCAGGCATGCAGCAGGCGTTGGATACCCTTCGCCAGCTGCGCCAGCGCTATGCCCAGGTGCGAGTAAGTGACACCAGCAAGATTTTCAATACCGAGCTGCTGGAGTGCCTGGAGTTTGGCTACGGGCTGGAGATCGCCGAGGCGTCGTGCCTGGCCGCGTTGGAGCGTCGCGAATCCCGGGGTGCCCACCAGCGCCTGGACGAGGGCCTGCAGGCCCGTGACGACGTGGGCTATCTCAAGCATAGCCAGGTGTTTTACCAGGGTGATGCGCCCGCCGAGCTGCGCTGGCAGGCGGTGGATACCCGCTTTTCGGCCCCGGCCGCGCGGGTTTACGGGGATGCGGCCAAGGGAGGCAAGGCATGA
- a CDS encoding fumarate reductase produces the protein MEKSSSQRLPPLKRNWWLKHGFFKRYMLREATVVPLVFFILCLLAGVFALLQGPASWQGWVAFMGSPLVLLLNALALVASLYHAATFFVLFPRVMPLRVAGRSVPAGAIVAGQWAGVVAVAVVLFWLLGRGGA, from the coding sequence ATGGAAAAATCATCATCACAACGGCTGCCGCCCTTGAAGCGCAACTGGTGGCTGAAGCACGGTTTCTTCAAGCGCTATATGCTGCGCGAAGCCACGGTGGTGCCGCTGGTGTTTTTCATTCTCTGCCTATTGGCAGGAGTGTTCGCGCTGTTGCAGGGCCCGGCGAGCTGGCAGGGCTGGGTGGCCTTTATGGGCTCGCCGCTGGTGCTGCTGCTGAATGCGCTGGCGCTGGTGGCCAGCCTCTATCACGCGGCCACCTTCTTCGTGCTGTTTCCTCGGGTCATGCCGCTGCGCGTGGCGGGGCGCAGCGTGCCCGCTGGTGCCATCGTTGCTGGCCAGTGGGCGGGGGTCGTGGCAGTGGCGGTCGTGTTGTTCTGGCTCTTGGGGAGGGGCGGCGCATGA
- a CDS encoding AMP-binding protein, protein MRSWSSAAAASTTRRDRHPQEPRMTEPCPIHAWATQTPEHIAIEASEQRLSYRQLDRRVAGLARQLMRQMPPGERLLVPARGSLNALLLAWACLRARVVFCPVNPAVPAGEQVAMAARLPARFLAQPEGGSPKLANAEGPTPLALDFTAEAEPGEPLLDPDQPSNTIFTSGSSGTPKAVQHRLGNHLASSRGSASFISVDQASGWLLSLPLFHIGGYAIAFRVFLAGGRVIIDDGAPLLERLQRQPITHLSLVPTQLWRLLHAGFDPQKTQLRELLLGGAAIPAPLVAKMTALGLTPRVSYGLSEMASQVCTGLPGAPGVVGKPLPGREVRVHNGEIQVRGETLFEGYLQDGQLTPAVDSEGWFATRDKGHFTKQGELVVEGRLDNAFISGGENIQPEAIEQRLVDHPGVAQALVVPVPQPEWGERPVAFVDYHAEEVDGAELNTWVRETLPGFMVPDAWFGWPEGVGFKPSRRVFAMKARAALESSERVGE, encoded by the coding sequence GTGCGGTCATGGTCGAGCGCTGCCGCTGCCTCTACCACTCGGCGTGATCGCCACCCTCAGGAGCCCCGCATGACCGAGCCTTGCCCCATCCACGCCTGGGCCACTCAAACCCCCGAACACATCGCCATCGAGGCCAGCGAGCAGCGGCTGAGCTACCGCCAGCTGGACCGCCGCGTGGCGGGGCTTGCCCGGCAGCTGATGCGCCAAATGCCCCCCGGCGAGCGGCTGCTGGTGCCCGCCCGCGGCTCGCTCAACGCACTATTATTGGCCTGGGCCTGCCTGCGCGCCCGGGTGGTGTTCTGCCCGGTCAACCCGGCGGTGCCCGCCGGGGAGCAGGTCGCCATGGCGGCGCGCCTGCCCGCGCGCTTTCTGGCCCAGCCCGAAGGGGGCAGCCCCAAGCTTGCAAACGCCGAGGGCCCGACGCCACTGGCGCTGGACTTCACCGCCGAGGCCGAACCGGGCGAGCCGCTCCTCGACCCCGACCAGCCCAGCAACACCATCTTTACCTCCGGCTCCAGCGGTACGCCCAAGGCGGTGCAGCATCGCCTTGGCAATCATCTGGCCTCGTCGCGGGGCTCGGCATCGTTCATTTCTGTGGATCAAGCGAGCGGCTGGCTGCTCTCGCTGCCGCTTTTCCACATCGGCGGCTACGCCATCGCCTTTCGGGTGTTCCTCGCCGGTGGGCGCGTCATTATCGACGACGGCGCACCGCTTCTGGAGCGCCTGCAACGCCAGCCCATCACCCACCTCTCGCTGGTGCCCACCCAGCTCTGGCGGCTGCTTCACGCGGGATTCGACCCGCAAAAGACACAGCTACGCGAGCTGCTGCTCGGCGGCGCCGCCATCCCCGCGCCGCTGGTCGCCAAAATGACCGCGCTGGGCCTGACGCCCAGGGTGAGCTACGGCCTCTCGGAAATGGCCAGCCAGGTATGCACCGGCCTGCCCGGCGCCCCCGGCGTGGTCGGCAAGCCCCTGCCCGGGCGCGAAGTGCGCGTCCACAACGGCGAGATCCAGGTGCGCGGCGAAACGCTTTTTGAGGGCTACCTGCAAGACGGCCAGCTTACCCCGGCGGTCGACAGCGAAGGCTGGTTCGCCACCAGGGACAAGGGCCACTTCACAAAGCAAGGCGAGCTAGTGGTGGAAGGGCGGCTGGACAACGCCTTCATCTCCGGCGGCGAAAACATCCAACCCGAAGCCATCGAACAACGCCTGGTCGACCACCCCGGTGTTGCCCAAGCGCTGGTGGTGCCCGTGCCTCAACCGGAATGGGGCGAACGCCCGGTGGCGTTTGTCGACTACCACGCGGAGGAAGTGGATGGAGCCGAACTAAACACTTGGGTGCGCGAGACGCTGCCCGGCTTTATGGTGCCGGATGCGTGGTTTGGCTGGCCTGAGGGGGTGGGGTTCAAGCCCTCGCGGCGGGTGTTTGCGATGAAGGCGCGGGCGGCGCTTGAGTCATCTGAAAGAGTCGGCGAGTAA
- the frdD gene encoding fumarate reductase subunit FrdD gives MKTSHQKAPLGQPRQAYDEPLWWGLFSAGGVCFAVVLPAVILFIGLLLPLGLLPAEALGHERASRLLFSLPGVLFIGAAVCLPLFHAAHRLRHGLFDLSLGQDTRNKWLMYGLAALLSLLALALVVVGWLR, from the coding sequence ATGAAAACCTCACATCAAAAAGCACCCCTGGGTCAGCCTCGGCAAGCCTATGACGAGCCCCTGTGGTGGGGGCTGTTCAGTGCCGGGGGCGTCTGTTTTGCCGTGGTCTTGCCTGCGGTGATTCTGTTCATCGGGCTATTGCTGCCGTTGGGCCTGCTGCCCGCCGAGGCGCTTGGCCACGAGCGGGCCTCCCGCCTGCTGTTCAGCCTGCCCGGCGTGCTGTTCATCGGCGCCGCCGTGTGCTTGCCGCTGTTTCATGCCGCCCACCGGCTGCGCCATGGCCTATTCGACCTGAGCCTGGGCCAGGACACTCGCAACAAATGGCTGATGTACGGCCTGGCGGCCCTGTTGAGCCTGTTGGCGCTGGCTCTGGTGGTCGTGGGCTGGCTGCGCTGA
- a CDS encoding succinate dehydrogenase/fumarate reductase iron-sulfur subunit, whose amino-acid sequence MNKHISIKRYLPDSAAEPYWQTYDVAVEDSTSLLDALNHIKEQQDSTLSYRWSCRMAICGSCGVMVNGIPKLGCKTFLRDYPGEIRIEPLAHFPVQRDLVVDMALFLEHLAAVKPYLIEQDPVQTFDPGQAQPHTQTPEQLARYRQFANCINCGLCYSACPQFGLNPEFLGPAALTLAHRYNLDSRDQGKRQRMAQLNRHDGVWSCTFVGFCSQVCPKHVDPAAAVNQGKVEAAKHTLIALFKG is encoded by the coding sequence ATGAACAAGCACATCAGCATCAAGCGTTACCTGCCCGACAGCGCAGCGGAACCCTACTGGCAAACCTACGACGTTGCTGTGGAGGACAGCACCTCGCTTCTCGACGCGCTGAACCATATCAAGGAGCAGCAGGACAGCACGCTGAGCTACCGCTGGTCTTGCCGAATGGCGATTTGTGGCTCCTGTGGCGTCATGGTCAACGGCATTCCCAAGCTGGGCTGTAAAACCTTCCTGCGCGACTACCCTGGCGAGATTCGTATCGAACCGCTGGCGCACTTCCCCGTGCAGCGGGACCTGGTCGTGGACATGGCGCTGTTCCTGGAGCACCTGGCGGCGGTGAAGCCCTACCTGATCGAACAGGACCCGGTGCAGACCTTTGATCCCGGCCAGGCGCAGCCCCACACACAAACGCCTGAACAGCTGGCGCGCTATCGGCAGTTTGCCAACTGTATCAACTGTGGCCTGTGCTATTCGGCGTGCCCGCAGTTTGGTTTGAACCCTGAGTTTCTGGGGCCTGCGGCGCTGACCCTGGCGCACCGCTACAACCTGGACAGCCGGGACCAGGGCAAACGTCAGCGCATGGCGCAGCTCAACCGCCACGATGGTGTCTGGAGCTGTACCTTCGTGGGCTTCTGCTCGCAGGTATGCCCCAAGCACGTCGACCCGGCCGCTGCGGTCAATCAGGGCAAGGTCGAGGCCGCCAAACATACGCTGATCGCACTGTTCAAGGGCTGA
- the menB gene encoding 1,4-dihydroxy-2-naphthoyl-CoA synthase codes for MIEGLTEQALYAPIKWQDASQEYQDILYHTAEEGIARITINRPEVRNAFRPQTVSEMIHALGRARHDSAIGAILLTGAGEQAFCSGGDQRIRGDYGGYRDEAGTHHLNVLDFQRDIRTCPKPVVAMVAGYAIGGGHVLHLMCDLTIAADNAIFGQTGPKVGSFDGGYGASYLARIVGQKKAREIWFLCRQYGAEQALDMGLVNHVVPLDELERESVRWCREMLQHSPMALRCLKASLNADCDGQAGLQELAGNATMLYYMTEEGQEGRNAFNEKRRPDFSRYPRNP; via the coding sequence ATGATCGAAGGACTCACGGAACAGGCGCTGTATGCCCCCATCAAGTGGCAGGACGCCTCGCAAGAGTACCAGGACATCCTCTATCACACCGCTGAGGAGGGCATTGCACGGATCACCATCAATCGCCCTGAGGTGCGCAATGCGTTTCGCCCGCAAACGGTGAGCGAGATGATCCATGCCCTCGGCCGCGCGCGCCACGACAGCGCCATCGGCGCGATTCTGCTGACCGGGGCGGGCGAACAGGCCTTCTGCTCCGGGGGCGACCAGCGCATTCGTGGCGACTACGGCGGCTACCGCGACGAGGCGGGCACCCATCACCTCAACGTACTGGATTTCCAGCGTGACATTCGCACCTGCCCGAAGCCGGTGGTCGCCATGGTGGCGGGCTACGCCATTGGCGGCGGCCACGTGCTGCACCTGATGTGCGATTTGACCATCGCCGCCGACAACGCCATCTTCGGCCAGACCGGCCCCAAGGTCGGCTCGTTTGATGGCGGCTATGGCGCCTCCTACCTGGCGCGCATCGTCGGCCAGAAGAAGGCGCGAGAAATCTGGTTTCTCTGCCGCCAGTACGGCGCCGAGCAGGCCCTCGACATGGGCCTGGTCAACCACGTGGTGCCGCTTGACGAGCTCGAGCGGGAAAGCGTGCGCTGGTGCCGCGAGATGCTCCAGCACAGCCCCATGGCGCTGCGCTGCCTGAAAGCCTCGCTCAACGCCGACTGCGACGGCCAGGCGGGGCTTCAGGAGCTGGCCGGCAACGCCACCATGCTCTACTACATGACCGAAGAGGGCCAGGAGGGGCGCAACGCCTTCAACGAGAAGCGCCGCCCGGATTTCTCCCGCTACCCGCGCAACCCCTGA